In the Coregonus clupeaformis isolate EN_2021a unplaced genomic scaffold, ASM2061545v1 scaf1307, whole genome shotgun sequence genome, one interval contains:
- the LOC123486644 gene encoding uncharacterized protein LOC123486644 yields the protein MGPNYMWHADGYDKLKPFGLAISGCIDGFSRKVLWLQCGPTNNNPTVIAHYFMSCVRNLGVIPMRLRTDCGTENGIMAAIQCTLRHHHSDYYSGASSHMYGSSINNQRIESWWSIFRKGRSQFWMELFADLRDAGYFNGSHEHQCLLRYCFGDVIQKDLDECVRLWNSHRIRPSRTAACPGGVPNELYYLPHRFGSRDCGFQSEQAELDALPEASLSMTPCGDPNMQEYLDFAMEHNQLQKPDNWESASELYMKLKEMAQL from the exons ATGGGACCTAACTATATGTGGCACGCAGATGGTTATGACAAACTTAAGCCATTCGGTTTGGCCATTTCGGGATGCATAGATGGATTTTCACGTAAAGTATTGTGGCTTCAATGTGGACCAACAAATAATAACCCAACAGTGATTGCTCACTATTTCATGTCATGTGTGCGAAACCTCGGTGTCATCCCCATGAGACTGAGGACTGATTGCGGCACTGAGAACGGCATAATGGCTGCAATTCAATGTACCCTACGCCACCATCACAGTGACTACTACTCTGGAGCGTCCAGCCACATGTACGGCTCATCTATAAATAACCAGCGTATTGAGTCCTGGTGGTCTATATTTAGAAAGGGAAG GTCTCAGTTCTGGATGGAGTTATTTGCCGACCTTAGAGATGCCGGATACTTCAACGGGAGTCATGAGCATCAATGCCTATTGAGATATTGCTTTGGTGATGTTATTCAGAAGGACTTGGATGAGTGTGTGAGACTGTGGAACAGCCACAGGATTCGCCCTTCcagaacagcagcatgtccaggagGAGTGCCCAATGAACTCTACTACTTACCACACAG GTTTGGCTCCAGAGACTGCGGATTTCAAAGTGAACAAGCTGAACTGGATGCCCTTCCTGAGGCTAGCCTGTCAATGACTCCTTGTGGGGACCCAAACATGCAGGAGTACTTGGACTTTGCCATGGAACACAATCAGTTACAGAAGCCAGACAACTGGGAGTCTGCATCCGAACTGTACatgaaactaaaagaaatggctcAGCTATGA